Proteins from one Setaria italica strain Yugu1 chromosome V, Setaria_italica_v2.0, whole genome shotgun sequence genomic window:
- the LOC101779491 gene encoding Golgi to ER traffic protein 4 homolog isoform X2, whose protein sequence is MARRAAAAAVRSSSSRLRETIEKLEAMVDGGNFYEAQQMYKSTSARYIAAQKYSEALDILQSGALVQLKHGQVTCGGELAVLFVDTLVAGELPYSEETFGRIRKIYDAFPRISVPHFLGDDYDDEGHQLSEAISAAKVRAESCSSFLKAAIRWSAEFGTSRNGSPELHVMLAEYIYSESPETDMTKVSSHFVRGNDPKKFASMLVNFMGKCYPGEDDTAIARGVLMYLSQGNLRDANLLMDEMKEQLKSANSEFPKTDLIQFIKYLLPTLERDAYPLFRTLRQKYRTSTDRDPVFQELLDEIAAKFYNIQRQNPLEGLFGEMFKI, encoded by the exons ATGGCGAGAcgagcggctgctgctgcggtaCGGTCTTCGTCGTCCCGCCTCCGAGAG ACAATTGAAAAGCTTGAGGCTATGGTGGATGGAGGAAATTTCTATGAAGCTCAACAAATGTACAAATCAACCAGTGCAAG GTATATTGCTGCTCAGAAGTATTCAGAAGCCTTGGACATCCTTCAGTCAGGCGCTTTGGTTCAATTGAAGCACGGGCAG GTTACTTGTGGTGGTGAACTTGCTGTCCTCTTTGTTGACACCCTTGTCGCAGGAGAGCTTCCATATAGTGAAGAAACTTTTG GTCGTATCAGAAAGATATATGATGCATTCCCCAGGATATCTGTTCCACATTTTCTTGGAGATGACTATGATGACGAGGGGCATCAATTATCTGAAGCTATATCTGCCGCAAAAGTGCGTGCTGAGAGTTGTTCATCATTCCTGAAAGCTGCTATCAG GTGGTCTGCTGAGTTTGGGACATCAAGAAATGGTTCTCCTGAGCTGCACGTTATGTTAGCAGAATACATATATTCTGAATCTCCAGAAACG GACATGACTAAAGTCTCAAGTCATTTTGTGCGCGGAAATGATCCAAAAAAGTTCGCTTCTATGCTGGTGAACTTTATGGGCAAG TGTTACCCTGGTGAAGACGATACTGCAATTGCACGCGGGGTCTTAAT GTACCTATCTCAAGGGAACCTAAGAGATGCAAATTTACTTATGGATGAGATGAAGGAACAACTAAAATCTGCTAACTCAGAATTTCCAAAAACAGATTTGATTCAGTTCATCAAGTATCTGTTACCAAC GCTTGAAAGAGATGCTTACCCGCTTTTTAGGACTCTTCGACAGAAGTATAGGACAAGTACAGATCGTGACCCTGTGTTTCAGGAG TTACTGGATGAAATAGCTGCAAAATTTTACAATATACAGCGCCAGAACCCTCTAGAAGGACTTTTCGGCGAAATGTTCAAG ATATAA
- the LOC101779491 gene encoding Golgi to ER traffic protein 4 homolog isoform X1 has protein sequence MSRSLSMRGSMRSRRDLPPPEKTIEKLEAMVDGGNFYEAQQMYKSTSARYIAAQKYSEALDILQSGALVQLKHGQVTCGGELAVLFVDTLVAGELPYSEETFGRIRKIYDAFPRISVPHFLGDDYDDEGHQLSEAISAAKVRAESCSSFLKAAIRWSAEFGTSRNGSPELHVMLAEYIYSESPETDMTKVSSHFVRGNDPKKFASMLVNFMGKCYPGEDDTAIARGVLMYLSQGNLRDANLLMDEMKEQLKSANSEFPKTDLIQFIKYLLPTLERDAYPLFRTLRQKYRTSTDRDPVFQELLDEIAAKFYNIQRQNPLEGLFGEMFKI, from the exons ATGTCGCGGTCCTTGAGCATGAGGGGGAGCATGAGGTCGCGCCGCGACCTGCCTCCTCCCGAGAAG ACAATTGAAAAGCTTGAGGCTATGGTGGATGGAGGAAATTTCTATGAAGCTCAACAAATGTACAAATCAACCAGTGCAAG GTATATTGCTGCTCAGAAGTATTCAGAAGCCTTGGACATCCTTCAGTCAGGCGCTTTGGTTCAATTGAAGCACGGGCAG GTTACTTGTGGTGGTGAACTTGCTGTCCTCTTTGTTGACACCCTTGTCGCAGGAGAGCTTCCATATAGTGAAGAAACTTTTG GTCGTATCAGAAAGATATATGATGCATTCCCCAGGATATCTGTTCCACATTTTCTTGGAGATGACTATGATGACGAGGGGCATCAATTATCTGAAGCTATATCTGCCGCAAAAGTGCGTGCTGAGAGTTGTTCATCATTCCTGAAAGCTGCTATCAG GTGGTCTGCTGAGTTTGGGACATCAAGAAATGGTTCTCCTGAGCTGCACGTTATGTTAGCAGAATACATATATTCTGAATCTCCAGAAACG GACATGACTAAAGTCTCAAGTCATTTTGTGCGCGGAAATGATCCAAAAAAGTTCGCTTCTATGCTGGTGAACTTTATGGGCAAG TGTTACCCTGGTGAAGACGATACTGCAATTGCACGCGGGGTCTTAAT GTACCTATCTCAAGGGAACCTAAGAGATGCAAATTTACTTATGGATGAGATGAAGGAACAACTAAAATCTGCTAACTCAGAATTTCCAAAAACAGATTTGATTCAGTTCATCAAGTATCTGTTACCAAC GCTTGAAAGAGATGCTTACCCGCTTTTTAGGACTCTTCGACAGAAGTATAGGACAAGTACAGATCGTGACCCTGTGTTTCAGGAG TTACTGGATGAAATAGCTGCAAAATTTTACAATATACAGCGCCAGAACCCTCTAGAAGGACTTTTCGGCGAAATGTTCAAG ATATAA
- the LOC101779491 gene encoding Golgi to ER traffic protein 4 homolog isoform X3 — MVDGGNFYEAQQMYKSTSARYIAAQKYSEALDILQSGALVQLKHGQVTCGGELAVLFVDTLVAGELPYSEETFGRIRKIYDAFPRISVPHFLGDDYDDEGHQLSEAISAAKVRAESCSSFLKAAIRWSAEFGTSRNGSPELHVMLAEYIYSESPETDMTKVSSHFVRGNDPKKFASMLVNFMGKCYPGEDDTAIARGVLMYLSQGNLRDANLLMDEMKEQLKSANSEFPKTDLIQFIKYLLPTLERDAYPLFRTLRQKYRTSTDRDPVFQELLDEIAAKFYNIQRQNPLEGLFGEMFKI, encoded by the exons ATGGTGGATGGAGGAAATTTCTATGAAGCTCAACAAATGTACAAATCAACCAGTGCAAG GTATATTGCTGCTCAGAAGTATTCAGAAGCCTTGGACATCCTTCAGTCAGGCGCTTTGGTTCAATTGAAGCACGGGCAG GTTACTTGTGGTGGTGAACTTGCTGTCCTCTTTGTTGACACCCTTGTCGCAGGAGAGCTTCCATATAGTGAAGAAACTTTTG GTCGTATCAGAAAGATATATGATGCATTCCCCAGGATATCTGTTCCACATTTTCTTGGAGATGACTATGATGACGAGGGGCATCAATTATCTGAAGCTATATCTGCCGCAAAAGTGCGTGCTGAGAGTTGTTCATCATTCCTGAAAGCTGCTATCAG GTGGTCTGCTGAGTTTGGGACATCAAGAAATGGTTCTCCTGAGCTGCACGTTATGTTAGCAGAATACATATATTCTGAATCTCCAGAAACG GACATGACTAAAGTCTCAAGTCATTTTGTGCGCGGAAATGATCCAAAAAAGTTCGCTTCTATGCTGGTGAACTTTATGGGCAAG TGTTACCCTGGTGAAGACGATACTGCAATTGCACGCGGGGTCTTAAT GTACCTATCTCAAGGGAACCTAAGAGATGCAAATTTACTTATGGATGAGATGAAGGAACAACTAAAATCTGCTAACTCAGAATTTCCAAAAACAGATTTGATTCAGTTCATCAAGTATCTGTTACCAAC GCTTGAAAGAGATGCTTACCCGCTTTTTAGGACTCTTCGACAGAAGTATAGGACAAGTACAGATCGTGACCCTGTGTTTCAGGAG TTACTGGATGAAATAGCTGCAAAATTTTACAATATACAGCGCCAGAACCCTCTAGAAGGACTTTTCGGCGAAATGTTCAAG ATATAA